One window of the Epinephelus moara isolate mb chromosome 24, YSFRI_EMoa_1.0, whole genome shotgun sequence genome contains the following:
- the LOC126386690 gene encoding transcription factor HES-5-like, whose translation MKPAEIRFSLQRPLQHTDPDMAPTITAAMTNSQEHLTLTHKLRKPLVEKLRRERINSSIEQLKSLLGPEFLKQQPDSKLEKADILEMTVCFLRRLQQQHQAVDSAAVGQGYSRCVQEVTHFLSKEQVKTQSQRRLLNHFNKLQSSSDNNLTEADFSPLSSTVQTSISKEKSPADGAVWRPW comes from the exons ATGAAGCCAGCAGAGATCAGATTCTCTCTACAGAGACCTCTACAGCACACAGATCCAGACATGGCACCTACAATCACTGCAGCAATGACCAATTCTCAGGAGCATCTCACTCTGACCCACAAG CTCAGAAAGCCTCTGGTGGAGAAGTTACGCAGAGAGCGAATCAACAGCAGCATTGAGCAGCTCAAGTCTCTCCTGGGTCCAGAGTTCCTCAAACAGCAGCCAGACTCCAAGCTGGAGAAAGCAGACATCCTGGAGATGACAGTTTGTTTCCTGAGacgactgcagcagcagcatcaagcTGTCGACTCAGCAGCTGTTGGTCAGGGCTACTCCAGGTGTGTCCAAGAGGTGACACACTTCCTGTCCAAAGAGCAGGTGAAGACACAGTCCCAGAGAAGACTGCTGAACCACTTCAACAAGCTGCAGTCTTCCTCTGATAACAACCTGACAGAGGCTGACTTCTCTCCTCTGAGCTCCACAGTCCAGACCAGCATCTCCAAAGAGAAGAGTCCAGCTGACGGCGCCGTCTGGAGGCCGTGGTAG
- the LOC126386689 gene encoding transcription factor HES-5-like isoform X1, with protein MKPAQIRFSLQRPLQHTDPDMAPTITAAMTNSQEHLTLTHKLRKPLVEKLRRERINSSIEQLKSLLGPEFLKQQPDSKLEKADILEMTVCVLTQLQQQHQAVDSAAVGQGYSRCVQQVTHFLSKEQVKTQSQRRLLNHFNKLQSSSDNNLTEADFSPLSSTVQTSITKEQSPVNSALWRPW; from the exons ATGAAGCCAGCACAGATCAGATTCTCTCTACAGAGACCTCTACAGCACACAGATCCAGACATGGCACCTACAATCACTGCAGCAATGACCAATTCTCAGGAGCATCTCACTCTGACCCACAAG CTCAGAAAGCCTCTGGTGGAGAAGTTACGCAGAGAGCGAATCAACAGCAGCATTGAGCAGCTCAAGTCTCTCCTGGGTCCAGAGTTCCTCAAACAGCAGCCAGACTCCAAGCTGGAGAAAGCAGACATCCTGGAGATGACAGTTTGTGTCctgacacagctgcagcagcagcatcaagcTGTGGACTCAGCAGCTGTCGGTCAGGGCTACTCCAGGTGTGTCCAACAGGTGACACACTTCCTGTCCAAAGAGCAGGTGAAGACACAGTCCCAGAGAAGACTGCTGAACCACTTCAACAAGCTGCAGTCTTCCTCTGATAACAACCTGACAGAGGCTGACTTCTCTCCTCTGAGCTCCACAGTCCAGACCAGCATCACCAAAGAACAGAGTCCAGTCAACAGCGCCCTCTGGAGGCCGTGGTAG
- the pank4 gene encoding 4'-phosphopantetheine phosphatase — MAECVRLGSNTSGHTMDKSIILPPDEIFRNLENAKRFAIDIGGSLTKLAYYSTVQHKVAKVRSFDHSTKEASSDKLYEISVQEEVTARLHFIKFENAYIETCLDFIKDHLVNTDTKVIKATGGGAHKFKELIERKLGLKVDKEDEMTCLIKGCNFVLRNIPHEAFVYAKHADSEFRFQTTQPDIFPYLLINIGSGVSIVKVESEDKFERIGGSSIGGGTFWGLGALLTKTKRFDELLQLASKGQHTSVDMLVKDIYGGSYGSLGLTGDLIASSFGKSATADKEFSKEDMAKSLLHMISNDIGQLACLYAKLHNLSRVYFGGFFIRGHPVTMHTITYSINFFTKGEVQALFLRHEGYLGAIGAFLKGAEEDNPNQYSWGENYAGSSGLMSVSPDMNPMQRARSGTFDMLEMDRLERKLVNLPLLQDASSYIPDTVDLTEDALAREYWLYCFEEALDGVVKRAVASQPDMPEAAERAEKFRQKYRHKLQTLRHQPFAYGSLTVRSLLDTREHCLNEFNFPDPYSKIKQRENDMALKYYQKAVKSLEELSWEERQFALVRGVLAGNVFDWGAKAVSDVLESDPEFGFEHAKRQLEERPWLVDSYDQWFERLKGPPHKCALFFVDNSGVDIILGVMPFVRELLSRGTEVVLASNSGPALNDVTNGELQILTESIAAMDPVIQAGLRDDRLTLVQSGSSSPCLDLSRLDKVLAMVVRERKTDLVIIEGMGRAIHTNYYAMLSCESLKMAVIKNSWLADRLGGKLFSVVFKYEVPATCHDPKALTPS; from the exons ATGGCGGAATGTGTTCGGCTGGGGAGCAACACAAGTGGTCATACCATGGATAAAAGCATTATTCTGCCACCCGACGAAATATTCCGCAACTTGGAGAACGCAAAGCGCTTCGCGATAGACATAG GGGGATCTCTCACAAAGCTTGCCTACTACTCAACTGTCCAACACAAGGTGGCCAAAGTGCGATCTTTCGACCACTCTACAAAG GAGGCCTCCAGTGACAAGCTCTATGAAATATCCGTGCAGGAAGAGGTCACTGCACGCCTGCACTTTATCAAGTTTGAAAATGCTTACATCGAAACATGCCTGGACTTCATCAAAGACCACCTGGTCAACACGGACACCAAAGTTATCAAAGCCACAGGTGGAGGGGCGCACAAGTTCAAAGAGCTCATCGAGAGGAAACTCGGACTCAA AGTGGACAAAGAGGATGAGATGACCTGCCTCATCAAAGGCTGTAACTTTGTGCTGAGGAACATACCCCACGAGGCTTTCGTGTATGCCAAGCACGCCGACTCAGAGTTCCGCTTTCAGACGACTCAACCTGACATCTTCCCCTACCTGCTCATAAACATCGGCTCTGGGGTGTCCATAGTCAAG GTTGAATCAGAGGACAAATTTGAGCGAATAGGAGGAAGCTCAATAGGCGGAGGGACGTTCTGGGGCCTTGGAGCCTTGCTTACCAAAACAAAG AGATTTGACGAGTTGCTACAGTTGGCGTCAAAAGGGCAGCACACGAGTGTGGACATGCTCGTCAAAGATATCTACGGAGGATCTTACGGGTCTTTGGGACTGACTGGAGATCTTATTGCGAGCAGTTTTGGAAAGTCTGCTACTGCCGACAAAG AGTTTTCTAAAGAGGACATGGCCAAGAGCTTACTCCACATGATCAGCAACGACATCGGGCAGCTGGCCTGTCTGTATGCCAAACTCCACAACCTGTCCAGAGTTTACTTTGGAGGCTTCTTCATCAGAGGACACCCCGTCACCATGCACACCATCACCTACAGCATCAACTTCTTCACCAAG gGTGAAGTTCAGGCCTTGTTCCTGAGACATGAAGGCTATCTCGGAGCCATTGGAGCATTTCTtaaaggagcagaggaggaca ATCCAAACCAGTACAGCTGGGGTGAGAATTACGCGGGAAGCTCCGGCCTGATGAGCGTCTCTCCAGATATGAATCCCATGCAACGTGCGCGCAGTGGAACG TTTGACATGTTGGAGATGGACCGTCTGGAGAGGAAGCTGGTGAATCTGCCTCTGCTGCAGGACGCTTCGTCTTACATCCCCGACACTGTGGACCTCACAGAGGACGCTCTGGCCCGTGAATACTGGCTCTACTGCTTCGAAGAGGCCCTAGACGGG GTGGTTAAGAGAGCTGTAGCGAGCCAGCCCGACATGCCGGAGGCAGCCGAGCGAGCCGAGAAGTTCCGTCAGAAGTACAGACACAAGCTTCAGACCCTCCGCCACCAGCCTTT TGCTTATGGATCCCTCACTGTCAGAAGTCTGTTAGACACGAGGGAACACTGTTTAAACGAGTTCAACTTTCCTGATCCCTACTCTAAG ATCAAACAGAGGGAGAATGACATGGCTCTCAAGTACTACCAGAAGGCGGTGAAGTCCCTGGAGGAGTTGAGCTGGGAGGAGAGACAGTTCGCCCTGGTCAGGGGCGTCCTGGCTGGGAATGTCTTCGACTGGGGAGCCAAGGCTGTGTCAGA TGTCCTTGAATCTGATCCTGAGTTTGGGTTTGAGCATGCTAAACGACAGCTGGAAG AGCGGCCGTGGCTTGTTGATTCCTACGACCAGTGGTTTGAGAGACTAAAG GGTCCTCCTCATAAGTGTGCCTTGTTTTTCGTAGATAATAGTGGAGTAGACATCATTCTAGGCGTGATGCCTTTTGTCAGAGAGCTTCTCTCTCGAGGAACAGAG GTTGTGTTGGCCAGCAACTCTGGTCCGGCTTTGAATGATGTAACAAACGGTGAACTGCAGATATTGACCGAAAGCATCGCTGCTATGGATCCAGTGATTCA GGCTGGTCTAAGGGACGACAGGCTGACGCTGGTTCAGAGTGGTTCCAGTTCACCCTGTCTGGATCTGAG CCGTCTGGACAAAGTGCTAGCGATGGTGGTCCGGGAGAGGAAGACCGACCTGGTGATCATCGAGGGAATGGGCCGAGCCATCCACACCAACTACTACGCCATGCTCAGCTGCGAGAGCCTCAAGATGGCTGTCATCAAGAACTCATGGCTGGCCGACCGGCTGGGAGGAAAGCTGTTCAGCGTAGTCTTTAAATACGAGGTACCGGCTACTTGCCACGACCCTAAAGCGCTGACGCCCTCCTGA